A window of the Dioscorea cayenensis subsp. rotundata cultivar TDr96_F1 chromosome 14, TDr96_F1_v2_PseudoChromosome.rev07_lg8_w22 25.fasta, whole genome shotgun sequence genome harbors these coding sequences:
- the LOC120275698 gene encoding uncharacterized protein LOC120275698 isoform X2 → MAGRELAIRKEGNLNLREVAARATLRDIQVKGHVYVELRQVGKRSIFFCTLCLAQCFNDSVLFDHLGGNLHARRYAAAKLTLFGPVPWPFSDGVLFFGNSHEKDHSFVCSDSESDMALVVRDACDGVDVNGEEVTSNANGHSNSNDERCNPGMKNGSSICEHDDADGNPGTELLVNGHGKPLRCYAGVAMDKNYDKDICMSIPGVLYKDEISNLNAHFIGFGHIASRVYETNVIGNRIGKIWCAWLGEGSSDENDLFLKSPKCDFGIVIFSYTYDLGRKWTLDEPKLLLSPGSCSEVDDCESPGKRGKKSFSDPEDSCAASSEDCSGMHGCTSNGSHEHQVSKFSSSKALRKELRKQKRLAAERMCDICGQPMLPEKDVGTLLNLKTGKLACSSRNTNGAFHLFHASCLIHWILLCETEIWADQSTKKKTTRRRKRKIADKNGISSVLCPECQGTGIHTVGEELEKPSISLSEMFLYKLKTIEAHKAWMKNPEVLQKCSTGLHFPSDSADNVQEIVVPLNLLYFYRLEELCAEYVAGGAGEL, encoded by the exons ATGGCGGGAAGAGAGTTGGCCATTAGAAAAGAAGGGAATTTGAATCTTAGAGAAGTAGCAGCAAGGGCGACTCTTCGTGATATACAGGTTAAAGGCCATGTTTATGTCGAGTTGAGGCAGGTTGGGAAGAGGTCCATCTTCTTTTGCACGCTCTGCCTCGCCCAGTGTTTCAATGACTCTGTCCTGTTTGATCACCTCGGAGGGAATCTGCATGCCCGGAGATATGCTGCTGCGAAGCTTACCTTGTTTGGACCAGTACCATGGCCTTTCAGTGATGGTGTGCTGTTCTTTGGAAATTCTCATGAGAAAGATCATAGCTTTGTGTGTTCTGATTCCGAGAGTGATATGGCTTTGGTTGTTAGAGATGCTTGCGATGGTGTGGATGTTAATGGAGAGGAGGTCACTTCAAATGCTAATGGGCATTCAAATTCTAATGATGAGCGTTGTAATCCTGGCATGAAAAATGGCAGTAGTATATGTGAGCATGATGATGCTGATGGAAACCCCGGTACTGAACTTCTTGTGAATGGCCATGGAAAGCCTTTGAGGTGTTATGCCGGTGTTGCAATGGATAAGAATTATGATAAGGATATTTGCATGTCAATCCCTGGCGTGTTGTATAAggatgaaatttcaaatttgaatgcCCATTTTATCGGTTTTGGGCATATTGCTTCTAGAGTTTATGAGACCAATGTTATTGGCAACAGGATTGGTAAGATATGGTGTGCTTGGTTAGGAGAAGGCAGCTCTGATGAGAATGACTTGTTTCTGAAGTCGCCAAAGTGTGACTTTGGTATAGTTATTTTCTCTTACACATATGATTTGGGTAGAAAATGGACATTGGATGAGCCGAAGCTTCTTCTTTCCCCTGGTTCTTGCTCAGAAGTTGATGATTGTGAAAGTCCGgggaagagaggaaaaaaatcattttcagaCCCTGAAGACTCTTGTGCTGCCTCTAGTGAAGATTGTTCTGGTATGCATGGCTGCACTTCAAATGGGTCTCATGAGCATcaagtttcaaaattttcatccaGCAAGGCTCTGAGGAAAGAGTTAAGGAAGCAGAAGCGCCTAGCTGCTGAAAGAATGTGTGACATATGTGGCCAGCCAATGCTTCCTGAGAAGGATGTTGGCACTTTGTTGAATTTGAAGACTGGTAAACTGGCTTGTAGCAGCCGAAATACAAATGGG GCTTTTCATCTCTTTCATGCCTCCTGTTTGATACACTGGATCCTTCTTTGTGAGACTGAAATATGGGCAGATCAgtcaaccaaaaagaaaaccacCAGGAGGCGCAAAAGAAAAATTGCTGACAAAAACGGAATTTCTTCTGTTCTTTGCCCAGAATGTCAAGGCACTGGAATACATACTGTTGGAGAAGAACTAGAGAAACCGTCCATTTCTCTTTCTGAG ATGTTCCTATATAAACTGAAAACCATTGAGGCACACAAGGCATGGATGAAAAATCCCGAGGTGCTCCAGAAATGCTCTACCGGTCTCCATTTTCCTTCTGATTCAGCCGATAATGTCCAG GAAATTGTGGTTCCTTTAAACCTGTTATATTTTTATCGGCTTGAAGAACTATGTGCTGAATACGTCGCTGGAGGAGCAGGAGAGCTCTGA
- the LOC120275698 gene encoding uncharacterized protein LOC120275698 isoform X1 has product MAGRELAIRKEGNLNLREVAARATLRDIQVKGHVYVELRQVGKRSIFFCTLCLAQCFNDSVLFDHLGGNLHARRYAAAKLTLFGPVPWPFSDGVLFFGNSHEKDHSFVCSDSESDMALVVRDACDGVDVNGEEVTSNANGHSNSNDERCNPGMKNGSSICEHDDADGNPGTELLVNGHGKPLRCYAGVAMDKNYDKDICMSIPGVLYKDEISNLNAHFIGFGHIASRVYETNVIGNRIGKIWCAWLGEGSSDENDLFLKSPKCDFGIVIFSYTYDLGRKWTLDEPKLLLSPGSCSEVDDCESPGKRGKKSFSDPEDSCAASSEDCSGMHGCTSNGSHEHQVSKFSSSKALRKELRKQKRLAAERMCDICGQPMLPEKDVGTLLNLKTGKLACSSRNTNGAFHLFHASCLIHWILLCETEIWADQSTKKKTTRRRKRKIADKNGISSVLCPECQGTGIHTVGEELEKPSISLSEMFLYKLKTIEAHKAWMKNPEVLQKCSTGLHFPSDSADNVQLQEIVVPLNLLYFYRLEELCAEYVAGGAGEL; this is encoded by the exons ATGGCGGGAAGAGAGTTGGCCATTAGAAAAGAAGGGAATTTGAATCTTAGAGAAGTAGCAGCAAGGGCGACTCTTCGTGATATACAGGTTAAAGGCCATGTTTATGTCGAGTTGAGGCAGGTTGGGAAGAGGTCCATCTTCTTTTGCACGCTCTGCCTCGCCCAGTGTTTCAATGACTCTGTCCTGTTTGATCACCTCGGAGGGAATCTGCATGCCCGGAGATATGCTGCTGCGAAGCTTACCTTGTTTGGACCAGTACCATGGCCTTTCAGTGATGGTGTGCTGTTCTTTGGAAATTCTCATGAGAAAGATCATAGCTTTGTGTGTTCTGATTCCGAGAGTGATATGGCTTTGGTTGTTAGAGATGCTTGCGATGGTGTGGATGTTAATGGAGAGGAGGTCACTTCAAATGCTAATGGGCATTCAAATTCTAATGATGAGCGTTGTAATCCTGGCATGAAAAATGGCAGTAGTATATGTGAGCATGATGATGCTGATGGAAACCCCGGTACTGAACTTCTTGTGAATGGCCATGGAAAGCCTTTGAGGTGTTATGCCGGTGTTGCAATGGATAAGAATTATGATAAGGATATTTGCATGTCAATCCCTGGCGTGTTGTATAAggatgaaatttcaaatttgaatgcCCATTTTATCGGTTTTGGGCATATTGCTTCTAGAGTTTATGAGACCAATGTTATTGGCAACAGGATTGGTAAGATATGGTGTGCTTGGTTAGGAGAAGGCAGCTCTGATGAGAATGACTTGTTTCTGAAGTCGCCAAAGTGTGACTTTGGTATAGTTATTTTCTCTTACACATATGATTTGGGTAGAAAATGGACATTGGATGAGCCGAAGCTTCTTCTTTCCCCTGGTTCTTGCTCAGAAGTTGATGATTGTGAAAGTCCGgggaagagaggaaaaaaatcattttcagaCCCTGAAGACTCTTGTGCTGCCTCTAGTGAAGATTGTTCTGGTATGCATGGCTGCACTTCAAATGGGTCTCATGAGCATcaagtttcaaaattttcatccaGCAAGGCTCTGAGGAAAGAGTTAAGGAAGCAGAAGCGCCTAGCTGCTGAAAGAATGTGTGACATATGTGGCCAGCCAATGCTTCCTGAGAAGGATGTTGGCACTTTGTTGAATTTGAAGACTGGTAAACTGGCTTGTAGCAGCCGAAATACAAATGGG GCTTTTCATCTCTTTCATGCCTCCTGTTTGATACACTGGATCCTTCTTTGTGAGACTGAAATATGGGCAGATCAgtcaaccaaaaagaaaaccacCAGGAGGCGCAAAAGAAAAATTGCTGACAAAAACGGAATTTCTTCTGTTCTTTGCCCAGAATGTCAAGGCACTGGAATACATACTGTTGGAGAAGAACTAGAGAAACCGTCCATTTCTCTTTCTGAG ATGTTCCTATATAAACTGAAAACCATTGAGGCACACAAGGCATGGATGAAAAATCCCGAGGTGCTCCAGAAATGCTCTACCGGTCTCCATTTTCCTTCTGATTCAGCCGATAATGTCCAG TTACAGGAAATTGTGGTTCCTTTAAACCTGTTATATTTTTATCGGCTTGAAGAACTATGTGCTGAATACGTCGCTGGAGGAGCAGGAGAGCTCTGA